One window from the genome of Cyanobacterium sp. T60_A2020_053 encodes:
- a CDS encoding response regulator: protein MSNPSQTQELYKQTLMRLGSMLKLLKQGDSPQNREKIQSFCDYLSLEGRKQNLFGWVELMETAKAAIAKPQHNYSSTTKLIIKEIKEAGEHLIKGEINSIAMSDQLLNLAPSAKARFMDVETIYAQPQTAEEQKQAVSRGTLERDLWRETLFTTPEIDPEQELSKDSDNDSFNDDFLDTINDKTNTNLDDWLDEDSFGSENPMISSIFLTSKDTSTNSGDDFDDLFAELDDEDESGKVEPDQWSNKAEVETEELDEDWDFLDDDESEMVMGAGFVEEEDLSGSLGDLLDDLGEGIDFGVESTIEIPTDNNSRGTVIVDDPLAEVAEDWEDITAPLTVANALPLIYNNFEELDKVIVGENEHKYKTLTIDFPISRLAITYYDNFNELEKLVNTHDLAQEQVNWQELELMIADNLLANAKMTMTGATVYPESENLEAELSDLDRLLAQAEKSGAPKARLNKTPAPSTAKAQVFEQSMRVPVKQLDNLNNLVGEMVVRRNRLEEDQDKLRQFLDNLLSHVQGLSDVGARMQDMYERSLLEGALIDSRKRNQSIVKEQLARAENKNNTVVPTTGFISNEPTSPNPLELDELELDRFTGFHLLSQEIIELIVRVRESTSDIQFLVDETDQLGRNLRQITTQLQEQINKSRMVPFAQNADRLPLPIRKIAQSYNKQVQLKVEGRDVLIDKMILEHLWDPLLQIVKNSVTHGIEQPEERQANGKAPMGTITVRAFLQGPQTVISISDDGAGIDAHKVKQKAIQQKLITPAQAQNLKDQEVYEFLFNAGFTTKDKADSHAGRGVGLDIVRNSLNEIRGSVFIDSTPGQGTTFTIRLPLTLSIGKALCCLNDNARIAFPIDGIEDTQDFAISDLKVNSKGEKCIPWEDGLLPLRSLSSLLTYNRQITRSIVYTTSSGDDETIPVVILRGGNNLLAIQVDEVLGQEEIVIKQISGPLPKPKGIAGATVRSDGIVMAIGDVIELIEIAQGNLSNKVKSEMFPDNRGNQATMFDSPSSNQPFVLIVDDSITVREMLSMTFSKSGYRVEQARDGQEAWQKLKSGLPCDLIFSDIEMPRMNGLELLQHIQEDEELARIPVAILSSRGAQRHQKIAAELGASAYLIKPCVDKDLIDSAQRMVNGEVLLANSTRVPTLKVSKITENLEKETNSSKRRTSSAPLVLVIDDSVVVREMLSMTFKKAGYEVEQARDGQDAWDKISAGSPYDLLLCDIEMPRMNGLELLARMQQDEELSKLPVAMVTSRGAEKHRRIAADLGAKAYFTKPYLEDELLEAAQKLIKGQVLLS from the coding sequence ATGAGTAACCCCAGTCAAACCCAAGAATTATATAAGCAAACTTTGATGCGTCTAGGTTCAATGTTGAAGCTGTTAAAACAGGGAGATAGTCCACAAAATCGGGAGAAGATTCAGAGTTTCTGCGATTATTTATCCCTAGAGGGCAGAAAACAAAATTTATTTGGTTGGGTGGAGTTGATGGAAACGGCGAAAGCTGCTATTGCTAAACCACAGCATAACTATAGTTCTACCACTAAATTAATTATTAAAGAGATTAAAGAAGCCGGAGAGCATTTAATTAAGGGAGAAATAAATTCCATTGCCATGAGTGATCAACTTCTCAATCTAGCGCCCTCCGCCAAAGCTAGATTTATGGATGTAGAAACCATTTACGCTCAACCTCAAACGGCTGAAGAACAAAAACAGGCTGTTTCTAGGGGTACTTTGGAAAGAGATTTATGGCGAGAAACCTTATTTACTACCCCTGAAATTGATCCAGAACAAGAATTAAGCAAAGATTCTGACAATGATAGTTTTAATGATGATTTTCTCGATACTATTAATGACAAAACTAACACGAATCTGGACGATTGGTTAGATGAGGATTCTTTTGGTTCAGAAAACCCCATGATTAGTTCTATTTTTCTTACCAGCAAAGATACTAGCACCAATTCAGGGGATGATTTTGATGATTTATTTGCCGAATTAGATGATGAGGATGAGAGTGGCAAAGTAGAGCCAGATCAATGGAGTAATAAAGCAGAAGTCGAGACGGAGGAATTAGACGAAGATTGGGATTTCCTCGATGACGATGAAAGTGAAATGGTGATGGGCGCTGGTTTTGTAGAGGAAGAAGATTTATCAGGCAGTTTAGGTGACTTGTTGGATGATTTAGGGGAAGGCATCGATTTTGGAGTAGAAAGCACCATTGAAATTCCCACGGATAATAATAGTCGAGGTACAGTCATAGTAGATGATCCATTAGCAGAAGTTGCTGAAGACTGGGAAGACATCACAGCGCCCCTCACCGTGGCAAATGCCTTACCACTAATTTACAACAACTTTGAAGAGTTGGATAAAGTCATTGTGGGAGAAAATGAGCATAAATATAAAACCCTCACCATTGATTTTCCAATATCGCGCCTAGCCATTACCTATTATGATAACTTCAATGAATTAGAAAAATTGGTTAATACCCATGATCTAGCACAAGAGCAAGTTAATTGGCAAGAATTAGAACTGATGATTGCTGATAACTTATTAGCCAATGCCAAAATGACGATGACGGGCGCTACAGTGTATCCCGAAAGTGAAAATTTGGAAGCAGAATTAAGCGATTTAGACCGACTTCTCGCCCAAGCCGAGAAAAGTGGCGCCCCCAAAGCCCGACTTAACAAAACCCCAGCGCCCTCCACCGCCAAAGCTCAAGTATTTGAACAAAGTATGAGAGTACCAGTCAAACAACTAGATAACCTCAATAACTTAGTTGGGGAAATGGTGGTAAGAAGAAATAGACTGGAAGAAGACCAAGATAAATTAAGACAATTCCTTGATAATCTCCTCTCCCATGTACAAGGATTAAGTGATGTGGGCGCCCGTATGCAAGATATGTACGAAAGGAGCTTACTGGAAGGCGCTCTCATTGACAGTAGAAAACGTAACCAATCCATCGTTAAAGAGCAACTGGCGAGGGCAGAAAATAAAAATAATACCGTAGTGCCTACCACAGGTTTTATCAGTAACGAACCCACTTCTCCTAATCCCCTTGAATTAGACGAATTAGAATTAGATCGCTTTACGGGATTTCACCTCCTCTCTCAAGAAATTATCGAATTAATCGTCAGGGTAAGGGAATCCACCTCAGATATTCAATTCCTAGTGGATGAAACAGATCAATTAGGGCGAAATTTACGGCAAATTACCACTCAACTACAAGAGCAAATCAACAAGTCAAGAATGGTGCCATTTGCTCAGAATGCCGACCGTTTGCCCCTACCCATTCGCAAAATCGCTCAAAGTTACAACAAACAAGTACAGCTTAAAGTAGAAGGAAGAGACGTATTAATCGATAAAATGATCCTTGAACACCTTTGGGATCCACTTTTACAAATCGTCAAAAACTCCGTCACTCACGGCATCGAACAGCCCGAAGAAAGACAAGCTAACGGCAAAGCCCCTATGGGAACCATTACGGTGAGAGCCTTTTTACAAGGACCTCAAACGGTAATTTCCATTTCTGATGACGGGGCAGGTATTGATGCTCACAAAGTCAAACAAAAGGCAATTCAACAAAAATTAATTACCCCAGCCCAAGCTCAAAACTTGAAAGATCAAGAAGTTTACGAGTTTTTGTTCAACGCTGGTTTCACCACCAAAGATAAAGCCGATAGCCATGCAGGAAGAGGGGTAGGCTTGGATATTGTGCGCAACTCTCTCAATGAAATTAGGGGATCGGTATTCATCGACTCTACCCCCGGACAAGGTACAACTTTCACCATCCGTCTGCCTCTAACTTTGAGCATCGGTAAAGCGCTTTGTTGTTTGAATGATAATGCGCGCATCGCCTTTCCCATTGATGGAATTGAAGATACCCAAGATTTTGCCATCAGCGATCTTAAAGTTAACAGTAAAGGGGAAAAATGTATTCCTTGGGAAGATGGCTTGTTGCCTTTACGTTCCCTTAGTTCCCTTTTGACTTACAATCGTCAAATTACCCGTAGTATTGTTTATACCACCAGCAGTGGAGATGATGAAACTATTCCAGTGGTCATTTTACGAGGTGGTAACAACCTGTTAGCTATTCAGGTGGATGAGGTGTTAGGGCAAGAAGAAATCGTTATTAAACAAATCTCTGGACCTTTACCGAAACCTAAGGGTATTGCCGGGGCGACGGTGCGCAGTGATGGGATTGTCATGGCTATTGGGGATGTTATTGAGTTGATCGAAATTGCCCAAGGCAACCTCAGTAATAAAGTTAAGTCGGAAATGTTCCCTGATAATCGTGGTAATCAAGCGACTATGTTTGATTCACCTAGTAGTAATCAGCCTTTTGTCTTGATTGTGGATGACTCTATCACGGTGAGAGAGATGTTATCCATGACTTTCTCCAAATCTGGTTATCGGGTAGAACAGGCGAGAGATGGTCAGGAAGCGTGGCAGAAGCTCAAATCTGGTTTGCCTTGTGATTTAATTTTCTCTGACATTGAAATGCCTCGCATGAATGGTTTGGAGTTGTTACAACATATCCAAGAAGATGAGGAGTTAGCAAGGATTCCAGTGGCGATTTTGTCTTCCCGTGGGGCACAAAGACATCAAAAAATTGCGGCGGAATTGGGGGCTTCCGCCTACTTAATTAAGCCTTGTGTGGATAAGGATTTAATTGATTCGGCACAGAGAATGGTTAATGGTGAAGTGTTATTGGCCAATAGTACCAGAGTTCCTACTCTGAAGGTAAGTAAAATAACGGAAAATCTGGAGAAGGAAACTAATTCAAGTAAAAGAAGAACCAGTTCAGCGCCCCTCGTCTTGGTAATTGATGATTCGGTGGTGGTACGGGAAATGTTGTCTATGACCTTCAAAAAAGCCGGTTATGAGGTGGAACAAGCTAGGGATGGACAGGATGCTTGGGATAAAATTTCCGCTGGTTCTCCCTATGATTTGCTCTTGTGTGACATTGAAATGCCTCGCATGAATGGTTTGGAGTTGTTGGCGCGGATGCAACAAGATGAGGAGTTATCTAAATTACCAGTGGCTATGGTAACGTCGAGGGGCGCTGAAAAACACCGCCGTATTGCTGCGGATTTGGGAGCTAAGGCATATTTTACTAAACCCTATTTAGAAGATGAGTTATTGGAAGCGGCGCAAAAACTCATTAAGGGACAAGTATTATTAAGCTAG
- a CDS encoding transposase, whose product MQYRRAKIQGGTYFFTLVTYNRNPILCYPENIQLLREAFAYVMKRHPFVIDAIVILPDHLHCIWTLPEADANFSTRWRLIKGYFSRKCDEKYQGKISIFRQKKQEKAIWQKRFWEHLIRDEQDFINHVNYIHYNPVHHGLVKAVKYWQYSSFHRYVNENIYDMDWGLWAFSWMTRGDTPI is encoded by the coding sequence ATGCAATATCGCAGAGCAAAAATTCAAGGAGGGACTTATTTTTTTACCCTAGTCACTTACAATCGAAACCCTATTTTATGTTATCCAGAGAATATTCAACTATTAAGAGAAGCCTTTGCTTATGTCATGAAAAGACATCCTTTTGTGATTGATGCCATCGTAATTTTACCAGATCATCTTCATTGTATTTGGACATTACCAGAAGCAGACGCCAATTTTTCTACTCGTTGGCGATTAATCAAAGGTTATTTTAGCCGTAAGTGTGATGAAAAATATCAGGGGAAAATTTCCATATTTCGACAGAAAAAACAGGAAAAAGCAATATGGCAAAAAAGATTTTGGGAACATTTGATCAGGGATGAGCAAGATTTTATTAATCATGTTAATTACATCCATTACAATCCTGTTCATCATGGATTAGTCAAAGCCGTAAAATATTGGCAGTATTCGAGTTTTCACCGATATGTAAATGAAAATATATATGATATGGATTGGGGTCTCTGGGCGTTTTCTTGGATGACTAGAGGTGATACACCTATTTGA
- the carB gene encoding carbamoyl-phosphate synthase large subunit, with protein MPRREDINKILILGSGPIVIGQACEFDYSGTQACKALREEGYQVVLVNSNPATIMTDPDTAERTYIEPITPEMVEKVIAKERPDALLPTMGGQTALNTAVSLAESGALNKYGVELIGAKLPAIKMAEDRELFKEAMARIGVPVCPSGIASNWEEAKAVAEEIGTYPLIIRPAFTMGGTGGGIAYNQEEYEEMAKFGIDASPMSQILVEKSLIGWKEYELEVMRDMADNVVIVCSIENIDPMGVHTGDSITVAPAQTLTDKEYQRLRDYSKAIIREIGVETGGSNIQFSVNPTNGDVIVIEMNPRVSRSSALASKATGFPIAKFAAKLAVGYSLDEISNDITQKTPASFEPTIDYVVTKIPRFAFEKFPGSSSTLTTQMKSVGEAMAIGRTFNESFQKALRSLEIGRYGFGCDKKETLPTLSQISALLRTPTPERIFSVYHGFRLGMTTEEIHELSAIDPWFLDKMAEIVEVEKFLKRTPLTKITTAEMRLIKQQGFSDHQIGFATKTTEDEVRAYRKGLGVLPVYKLVDTCAAEFEAFTPYYYSTYESGESEHNPTDRRKVMILGGGPNRIGQGIEFDYCCCHASFSLQDAGFETIMVNSNPETVSTDYDTSDRLYFEPLTKEDVLNIIEAENPEGIIIQFGGQTPLKLAVPLKNYLASPNVPVTTKIWGTSPDSIDTAEDREKFEAILNDLDIKQPANGIARSFEESLVVAKRISYPVVVRPSYVLGGRGMSIVYNETELEQYMKYAVHIEPDHPILVDKFLQNAIEVDVDAICDHTGQVLIGSIMEHIEEAGVHSGDSACSIPYISLSDEVLATLRDWTVKLARSLEVRGLMNIQYAVQGDTCYILEANPRASRTVPYVSKAIGRPLAKIASLVMSGKTLVELGATEEIIPRHVAVKEAVLPFNKFVGTDTLLGPEMRSTGEVMGIDVDFGKAFAKAEMGAGVAIHTSGTVFISMSDREKEAIVPVAKDLISLGFKIVATSGTRQTLLEHGLEDVELVLKLHEGRPHVVDWIKNNRIQFIINTPSAEDFAQADGRKIRRSALDYKLPIITTIAGAKATVEAIRSIQSEPLQVRALQDYFN; from the coding sequence ATGCCACGTCGTGAAGATATAAACAAAATTCTTATTTTAGGATCAGGTCCTATTGTCATCGGTCAAGCCTGTGAGTTCGACTACTCTGGTACACAAGCCTGTAAAGCCCTACGAGAAGAAGGTTACCAAGTCGTATTGGTGAACTCCAACCCAGCTACCATTATGACCGATCCCGACACAGCCGAGCGCACCTACATCGAGCCGATCACCCCAGAAATGGTAGAAAAAGTCATCGCCAAAGAAAGACCCGATGCCCTTTTACCCACCATGGGAGGACAAACTGCCCTCAACACCGCCGTATCTCTGGCAGAGTCAGGGGCGCTGAATAAATACGGTGTGGAATTGATTGGCGCGAAATTACCAGCAATCAAAATGGCAGAAGATCGGGAACTCTTTAAAGAAGCCATGGCGCGCATCGGCGTTCCCGTTTGCCCTTCAGGTATTGCCAGTAACTGGGAAGAAGCCAAAGCCGTTGCTGAAGAAATCGGCACTTATCCCTTAATTATCCGCCCAGCCTTTACCATGGGGGGAACTGGAGGCGGTATCGCTTACAACCAAGAAGAATATGAGGAGATGGCTAAATTTGGCATTGATGCCTCTCCCATGTCACAAATCTTGGTGGAAAAATCTCTCATCGGTTGGAAAGAATACGAGTTGGAAGTGATGCGCGACATGGCGGATAACGTAGTAATTGTCTGTTCTATCGAAAATATTGATCCCATGGGAGTTCATACGGGAGATTCTATCACAGTAGCGCCCGCCCAAACCCTCACGGATAAAGAATATCAACGGTTAAGAGATTATTCCAAAGCTATTATCCGAGAAATTGGCGTGGAAACAGGGGGATCAAATATTCAGTTTTCCGTTAACCCCACCAATGGCGATGTTATCGTCATTGAGATGAATCCGAGGGTATCTCGTTCATCTGCATTAGCATCCAAAGCCACAGGGTTTCCCATTGCTAAATTTGCCGCTAAATTAGCCGTTGGTTACAGTTTAGACGAAATTTCTAACGACATCACCCAGAAAACTCCAGCATCCTTTGAGCCTACCATCGATTATGTGGTGACGAAAATTCCTCGTTTTGCCTTTGAAAAATTCCCCGGCTCATCTTCTACCCTCACCACCCAAATGAAATCCGTTGGGGAAGCCATGGCAATCGGGCGCACGTTTAACGAGTCCTTCCAAAAAGCGTTGAGATCACTGGAGATCGGGCGCTATGGCTTCGGTTGTGACAAAAAAGAAACTTTACCTACTTTATCGCAAATCAGCGCCCTCCTCCGTACACCCACCCCTGAACGTATTTTCAGCGTCTATCACGGCTTTAGATTGGGTATGACTACCGAAGAAATTCACGAACTCAGCGCCATTGATCCTTGGTTTTTAGATAAAATGGCGGAAATTGTGGAAGTAGAAAAATTCCTCAAGCGCACTCCCTTAACCAAAATTACCACCGCTGAAATGCGCTTAATTAAACAACAGGGATTCAGCGATCATCAAATTGGTTTCGCCACCAAAACCACCGAAGACGAAGTAAGGGCATATCGTAAAGGCTTGGGCGTTTTACCTGTTTATAAATTGGTGGATACCTGCGCCGCCGAGTTTGAAGCCTTCACACCTTATTATTACTCTACCTACGAATCAGGGGAAAGCGAACATAACCCCACCGATAGACGCAAAGTAATGATTTTGGGCGGTGGTCCAAATCGCATTGGGCAAGGTATTGAGTTTGATTACTGTTGTTGTCATGCTTCCTTCTCTTTGCAGGATGCAGGTTTTGAAACCATTATGGTTAACTCTAACCCTGAAACCGTTTCCACCGACTACGACACCAGCGATAGGTTATATTTTGAACCTCTCACCAAAGAAGATGTTTTGAATATCATCGAAGCGGAAAACCCTGAAGGGATTATTATTCAATTTGGTGGGCAAACTCCTTTAAAATTAGCTGTACCCCTCAAAAATTATTTAGCTAGTCCAAACGTACCAGTTACCACTAAAATTTGGGGTACTTCTCCTGATTCCATTGATACGGCGGAAGATCGGGAAAAATTTGAGGCGATTCTCAACGATTTGGATATTAAACAACCCGCCAACGGTATCGCGCGCAGTTTTGAAGAATCTTTAGTAGTGGCAAAAAGAATCAGTTATCCTGTGGTAGTACGCCCGTCCTATGTTTTGGGAGGTCGGGGTATGAGTATTGTTTACAACGAGACGGAGTTGGAACAATATATGAAATATGCGGTACATATCGAACCGGATCACCCTATTTTAGTCGATAAGTTTTTACAAAATGCCATTGAAGTGGATGTGGATGCCATTTGTGACCATACGGGTCAGGTTTTGATCGGTAGTATTATGGAACATATTGAGGAAGCTGGGGTGCATTCGGGGGATTCTGCTTGTTCTATCCCTTATATTTCCTTGTCTGATGAGGTTTTGGCTACCTTGAGAGATTGGACTGTCAAACTGGCTCGATCTTTGGAAGTGCGCGGTTTGATGAATATTCAGTATGCGGTACAGGGAGATACTTGTTATATCCTTGAGGCTAATCCTCGCGCTTCTCGTACTGTGCCTTATGTATCGAAGGCTATTGGCAGACCTTTAGCTAAAATTGCTTCTCTGGTGATGTCGGGTAAAACGTTGGTAGAGTTGGGCGCCACGGAGGAAATTATCCCCCGTCATGTGGCAGTCAAAGAGGCGGTATTACCCTTTAATAAGTTTGTAGGTACTGATACTTTGCTCGGTCCAGAAATGCGTAGTACGGGGGAAGTTATGGGTATTGATGTGGACTTTGGTAAGGCATTTGCAAAAGCGGAGATGGGCGCTGGGGTTGCTATTCATACTTCTGGAACGGTGTTTATTTCCATGAGTGACCGTGAGAAAGAAGCTATTGTGCCTGTGGCGAAGGATTTGATTAGTTTGGGGTTCAAAATTGTCGCTACTTCTGGCACTCGTCAAACCTTGTTAGAACACGGTTTGGAAGATGTGGAGTTGGTGTTAAAACTGCACGAAGGTCGCCCTCATGTGGTGGATTGGATCAAAAATAATCGTATCCAATTCATTATCAATACTCCCAGCGCTGAGGATTTTGCTCAGGCTGACGGGCGCAAAATTCGCCGTTCTGCTTTAGATTATAAGTTACCGATTATTACTACGATTGCGGGCGCTAAGGCTACGGTGGAGGCTATTCGTTCTATCCAGTCTGAACCTCTACAGGTGAGGGCGCTTCAGGATTATTTTAATTAA
- a CDS encoding copper resistance protein NlpE N-terminal domain-containing protein, whose product MKTNTIALSVSLLLIGTLSISNFNPMTATSAQENAPIIDGSTSENALDWNGEYLGILPCGSCAGIKTEILLNPDLTYRLRRQYLGKNENFFETTGNFTWNTQGNIITLEGLENEPTRYLVGENRLFQLDMEGNIIVGDLADKYILGKVSETGEMAKNNATLTETYWKLTELNGKKIEDAPRDIYIMLKDNQRVQGFGGCNNLIGSYELKEGNRLNFVQIASTQMACEDMEKESGLFQVLRMVDNYNLTGNTLILNRARMAPLAVFEAVYLVK is encoded by the coding sequence ATGAAAACTAACACTATAGCCTTGTCCGTATCCTTGCTGTTAATCGGCACACTATCTATCAGTAACTTCAATCCCATGACAGCAACATCAGCCCAAGAAAATGCCCCCATAATCGATGGAAGCACCAGTGAAAACGCACTCGATTGGAATGGAGAATATTTAGGTATTTTGCCTTGTGGCAGTTGTGCCGGAATCAAAACCGAAATTCTCCTCAACCCTGACTTAACCTATCGTTTACGCCGTCAATACTTAGGCAAAAACGAGAATTTCTTTGAAACTACTGGTAATTTTACTTGGAATACCCAAGGTAATATTATCACCCTTGAAGGTTTGGAAAATGAACCAACTCGCTATCTAGTGGGTGAGAATAGACTATTTCAATTGGATATGGAAGGCAATATAATTGTGGGAGATTTGGCTGATAAATATATTTTGGGGAAAGTTAGTGAAACTGGGGAAATGGCAAAAAATAACGCTACTTTAACGGAAACCTATTGGAAATTAACAGAATTAAACGGGAAGAAAATAGAAGATGCACCCAGAGACATTTATATTATGCTCAAAGATAATCAGCGAGTACAGGGTTTTGGTGGTTGTAATAACTTAATCGGTAGTTATGAACTAAAAGAAGGTAATCGCCTAAATTTTGTGCAGATAGCATCCACTCAAATGGCTTGTGAAGATATGGAGAAAGAATCTGGACTTTTTCAAGTCTTAAGAATGGTCGATAATTATAATTTGACTGGTAATACTTTAATATTAAATCGTGCTAGAATGGCGCCCCTCGCCGTTTTTGAAGCTGTTTATTTAGTGAAATAA
- the rsmA gene encoding 16S rRNA (adenine(1518)-N(6)/adenine(1519)-N(6))-dimethyltransferase RsmA — translation MAIRAKKQFGQHWLKSETALSNIIQSADLTTMKGADTVLEIGPGTGVLTSRLLPYVKNLLAIEIDRDLCKKLVQKYKNVDNFLLLEGDFLGLDLDSTLVNFPQFRNFNKVVANIPYNITGPIIEKLLGTISNPAPSTLDSIVLLVQKEVGERLVAQPNNKVYGALTVRVQYLAECEIVCDVSAEDFSPRPKVDSVVVKITPRSISKPTQKPKFLETIIRLGFASRRKMLKNNLKSLIEIETLSKVLQDLNINDQARAENLALEDWINLSDELAPIVTENQS, via the coding sequence ATGGCTATTAGAGCAAAAAAACAGTTTGGGCAACATTGGTTAAAAAGCGAAACAGCTTTAAGTAATATTATTCAATCAGCCGATTTAACAACGATGAAGGGCGCTGATACAGTATTAGAAATTGGACCGGGTACAGGTGTTCTCACCTCTCGTCTTTTACCTTACGTCAAAAATTTATTAGCAATAGAAATTGATCGAGATTTATGTAAGAAATTAGTACAAAAATATAAAAATGTTGATAATTTTTTACTCTTAGAAGGAGATTTTTTAGGGTTAGATTTAGATTCTACATTAGTTAATTTTCCTCAGTTTAGAAATTTTAATAAAGTAGTTGCTAATATTCCTTATAATATTACTGGTCCGATTATTGAGAAACTTTTAGGCACGATCTCAAATCCAGCGCCCTCCACCTTAGACTCTATCGTTTTATTAGTACAAAAAGAAGTAGGAGAAAGATTAGTTGCTCAACCAAACAACAAAGTTTATGGCGCGTTAACTGTCAGAGTTCAATATTTAGCAGAATGTGAGATTGTTTGTGATGTAAGTGCTGAGGACTTTTCGCCCCGTCCGAAAGTAGATTCAGTAGTGGTAAAAATCACCCCTCGTTCGATTAGTAAACCTACTCAAAAGCCTAAATTTTTAGAAACTATAATTAGGTTAGGTTTTGCTAGTAGAAGAAAAATGCTAAAAAACAATTTAAAATCTCTTATAGAAATAGAAACTTTAAGTAAAGTTTTACAAGATTTAAACATCAACGACCAAGCCAGAGCAGAAAATCTTGCCTTAGAAGATTGGATCAACCTAAGTGATGAACTAGCGCCGATCGTCACAGAAAATCAATCTTAA
- a CDS encoding TerD family protein, with protein sequence MAISLQKGQRVSLNKVAPGLTAGFIGLGWDTNVTDTGVDFDLDASVFLLNAKEKLISDQHFIFYNNLTSPDPDKSVRHMGDNLTGEGEGDDEVIIVDLRKVPADVQRIVITVTIHEADKRGQNFGQVRNAFVRLVDVATKEEVLRYDLEEDFSIETAIIMAELYRKDGEWRMNAVGAGYQGGLQSLLNRYQ encoded by the coding sequence ATGGCAATATCACTACAAAAAGGGCAGAGAGTGTCCCTAAATAAAGTCGCTCCCGGTTTAACCGCTGGTTTTATCGGTTTGGGGTGGGATACCAATGTAACGGATACAGGGGTTGATTTTGACCTTGATGCCTCTGTGTTTTTACTTAATGCTAAAGAAAAATTAATTTCCGATCAGCACTTTATCTTTTACAATAATCTTACCAGTCCAGACCCGGATAAGTCTGTCAGACACATGGGAGATAATCTCACGGGTGAAGGGGAAGGAGATGACGAAGTCATTATCGTTGATTTGCGAAAAGTTCCGGCTGATGTCCAAAGAATTGTTATCACTGTCACTATTCATGAAGCAGATAAAAGAGGGCAAAATTTTGGACAGGTGAGAAATGCCTTTGTGCGTCTAGTGGATGTCGCCACCAAAGAGGAAGTTTTGCGTTATGACTTAGAAGAAGATTTCTCCATCGAAACCGCTATCATCATGGCGGAGTTGTATCGCAAAGACGGAGAATGGCGTATGAATGCGGTGGGCGCTGGTTATCAGGGCGGTTTACAATCCCTTCTCAATCGCTATCAATAA